The sequence AGCTGAGGATCAACGTTGGGGTGCAGACTATGCTGCACCTGAAGTTTGTGAATTGGAATTATAATTCCCTTAGTTTAAATATGTACAGGATTTTTCTGTCAAATCCTATTACAACTTCAGTGTCAGCATCAGATGTTTTTAGCTTTCTTGGATACTGAGGTGTATGGAATGCTTCAAAACTTTACTGAGGTTGTGAACACTAAAATATTGAGGTGAAAGATTTATCTAGGTTTGTTTAGTTAGAGATCATTATTTGCTTGTTGGAATCGGGGGTAATGATTCTCCACAAAGCAAAATTTTTTGTATGAAAACCACTGATGCAATTCCATGGGATTGCTCATTCCAGTGCTGCCAAAATATGTGGCTGTTCTTATGAATGTTAATGACACACCAAAACTGAGTAACTGACAACTTTGTTATGCAGCGGTAGGTGATGAGTATGGATTTATTGCTTGCCAATATTCTCGCCATTTTTTGGTGCTATTATTGTCACATTGTAAAATATGCTCATCGATTATTAAGTGCACTGTGGGAACATTTAAATTAATTTCTCGTGTAATACATTTTTATTATCATCAGTATTTATTTGTATGTTGTCTGTAACATTTTAACAAAAATGTTTTTGGTTTTATGGCCGCAAGCTGTTCTGAAGATTTATAAGGcgttgaatatttttttgataTGATTACCACTGTTGTGGCCTTTTAAACTTCTctgttaataataataatgatgttTTTCAGCATTcaaattaaaatgataaactTCAGTATTGATTCCTGATTAGTTATTCCTCTCCGTTGTTGCAGATGATGAGGATTCATTCAAGGAATTCCCATCTTGGGTGGACCCGCCAAAAGGTATGCAGTTACTTCACTTTTTTAAGCCCCGTGGTTGCTAATCCTTTTCGCAATAACGTGCAACTGTATACACTACCACAATATATAGTTTCTCTAAGTTATTGGGTGCCATGTGCTAAAAGGAAATTAGTAATCTCGTTTTACTTTGTTAGTGCTAAACTCAATTACTTCATTTCGATCACTATCAGCTCAGAGATGGTCTGCTCTTAGGTAAAAAATTTATCATTGTCGAGTGAGATATAAGCTCACCGATGCACTGTTTTTTTGATGTTGaaacgtttttttttttgtttttgtttttttgcgtTGTGGTTGAGTTATCGGGATATGATCGAAGGTTTCATGGTGTAAAATTAGCTGCTTTCTTGTTTTGTTTGAGTCTATCTGATGATTTTTCTCTGTCCAATTTCAGATCTTTCATCTACTGATTGGAACATCAAATTTTGGTGAGAATTACTGGCTTTTCATTGCTGTCATTTCAGAGGCCTTGGCTTTATGAGATTATATATCAGCTCTTTGATTGCGGTCGCCTTTTGCTATTTCAATAGTCCTTCATTGTAAATTACTGCAAGATATCTAGGTTCCCTTTTATTTTTGATGCAGTTGTATGCCGTTGGTGCGATTTTCCTCAAAATTTTATGACAACATCAAAAAAGAATTCTGTCAAATTTGTAACAGCAATCAGATCACTGCTTGCTTGTAGAGTCCTTGACGATAAAATTATTATGTTACCTGCCTGCAATTATCATGCTTTTCGTTGGATTCTAAACATGTTTTATGATATAATTGCTTCATTTTCTTCTGCATTGTTGTTGACTGCCAGTTTTTAAGTAGCCTGTTTGGCCTTTTATAAATTGAATTGGTGATTATTTGCCAGGTTATTTGCTTTATTTTGGATTAACTCCCATTGCTGCTTGTAAGGATTGGCTTTGCTGGTCACAGTCTTGTGGTTTCATTGTCATGGGTAAGCAAGTTACAATTTACAAGGCTGTTATTTGGATTCTAAAATTCTACAAGTCCATGGTTACCCTAAGTGAGTATTTACCTAGAGCTATTATTTGTTTGCAGCTTTGCCCAAAATTTTGTTTGTTGCAGCATTTCTTCTACTCTTGTCATTCTGGTAAGTTCTTTTTTGAGGGAATGTATTTAGTAGTGTCTGCTAAATTCATAATCTGGCGTTTTGCTCTTGCACTTGTGAAATAAGGCACTGTGTATGTAAAAAGATAAGTGCCATGTTAAATATGTTTTTCATGATTTCCCAAGTGCTCTGTTTCTAATAATATAGGCTGTACATAAGTTGACTTATGTTGAACTCAAGGGGTAATTTCACATTTGCACAAGTTAGAATTTTGAACGCACTGGCAAAAACTTATTTTCGTAGTATACCAAAAGTGCATTTTACTTTACTTTAGATCAGTCTTAATTGAAACTCATGACTTGTAGGATTGACCTTTGCCATCAGACaaatgatgatgaagaagatgaaggatgTAGCCCCAGAGAAGCCCTACTGGAGAAGATCAGTAAAACTGACTTTAGTGCCAGTAGTTGCAGCAATTTTTGTACCTTTCGGTTGATTGCAGTAGGAAGTAGGCaaaaagttgtaattttggTGCGAAAACAGTTGTTCACTTGTTTTAGCCTtcatttttgaagaaaaaactctttggtataaatattttatcttatccgaTAACAAATTTCCACCAGGTTACCGTTTTAGTCACTGCAATTATGGTTGCATCTTCGTTGCTGATACTGATTGGGACGGGAAAAAATCCTATTGACTCCGTAGTTGTGGCTCAGGCATGTATGCCTTTTCATCTTTGTGCTAATTATCATGTTTGAGTGGAAATTTATCATGTCTCTATCTCTGTTTCTCTGGGAATCATGGATTGACAAATGGAGATTTGTAAACATCGTGCAGGTTTATGTAGATCTCATTGCTATATCagttcttttactgggaatggcCTTGGCATGCTATGGTGAGCTCCCATACCACCAACCTTTAGCTTTCGAAACCCACTTTTTACAGGTTGGAAAATCGGGCGGGGTAAATGGCATCAGATTTgtggatcattattttgtaccatgatttatgtatttattttttgagtGGAATAAACCTGCCAAGAGGGAGGGATGGAGAAGACATTTCAAGTATCTGGTTAATAAAACTAGTGGCCAGGGGGTGGGAACTTGACTAATTTTCAAACACCCAAGAAACAAATGAACtagaagtattttttttttaaaaatgttcttgaaaaaaatatattatttggatacaaaagttattttaaaaaagaactttaaaaagtatttttttaagaGCTAGAATTTCAGGTTTTTTGGCTTGTGCTTCTATttctatttaaaaataaatgcagAAGCACTTTTCAACATTTATCTAAACGTTGAAACTGTATTTGTGCACTTTTTTCATCAGCCGACTTTGGTATGCAGGGTTTGTGTTGTTCCTGAAAATGAGAAAAGTTAGATCTGAACGGTCTTCATCAGAAATGTGGAAGGTAGCTACTTATTCACTAACGAGCAATATTATTCTCCATGCAAATTAATAATCTTCGATGGATGTGTTGTATATTGAGAAAGTTGTGACATGAAATGTAGTTGGAGTGAGTTTTTTAAATGCAATTTTTCTTATTGTTTTGAATGACCCAATGATTTTTTGAAGGACCAACGGCTTGATTATATATACTGCATGCAGGTTGCTGGTTTGGCAATTGTATGTGTTGTCTGTTTTACATTGAGTGCTTCTGTCGCTCTTGCTACAAATATTCCTGTAAGTTCTTGATACTTCTTACATTCGTATTTCTAACTTAATTTCTGACTAAGTTGAACATTCTATGTACTGCAGCTGTTGTATCACTGGCATGGGCAACAGATGAATGGCGTCTATACAGCTATCCTACAGGTTTTGTATTATTTCATAGGTAAAGGTTCTTAATTTCTTCATTCGAAAAGTTATAAGACCAACTGGATCTTAGTAGTGCATAGGAAAAATTGTTGGAACATATCTTGGCATCTGTTTTATGTATAGTGAGTTTCAATCTGAGAACAAGAATGAAGTTAAAGATGATAATGTCTTAATTTCATTTCATGCTTTTCTAAAACATTTTGTATTCCAGGTTCATCAGTGCCCTCGGCCTTTGTCCTATTCGAGATGAGAGAGCTACCACCTCCGCTCACTACTAAAGAACAAGAGGAACAAGAGGAATCGAGTACATTGGCTTTTATTAGTGATGCTTCAGTGACCACCCATCCACAACGCTGGATCACTTCAACAATTGTGCAGAATCAGGTTTTGATAATGACTTAATTATTATGGTTTCTTTGGTGTTCTGTACACGTTGTGTTGCTTTGGATGGACCGTTGA comes from Henckelia pumila isolate YLH828 chromosome 4, ASM3356847v2, whole genome shotgun sequence and encodes:
- the LOC140864670 gene encoding tobamovirus multiplication protein 1-like — protein: MLELRDWGCYPKEVVGVDIGLACVDGVIAIVAFYQMMRIHSRNSHLGWTRQKIFHLLIGTSNFGYLLYFGLTPIAACKDWLCWSQSCGFIVMALPKILFVAAFLLLLSFWIDLCHQTNDDEEDEGCSPREALLEKISKTDFSASSCSNFCTFRLIAVGSRQKVVILVTVLVTAIMVASSLLILIGTGKNPIDSVVVAQVYVDLIAISVLLLGMALACYGFVLFLKMRKVRSERSSSEMWKVAGLAIVCVVCFTLSASVALATNIPLLYHWHGQQMNGVYTAILQVLYYFIGSSVPSAFVLFEMRELPPPLTTKEQEEQEESSTLAFISDASVTTHPQRWITSTIVQNQVSRASPI